CTCGTCCGCCGCGAGGGCGTCGGGCCGGTGGCCGACGGCGCGGCGGGACGCTGGTTCACCCCGGCGTTCACCGGCGCGGACCCGTACGTCGCGATGCTCCGCGCCACCGACCCCGAGGGGTACGCGGCGTGCTGCGACGCGCTCGCGGAGTTCGACGTCACCGGGCGGCTCGGCGAGATCTCCGCGCCGACCCTCGTGATCGCCGGGGAGCGGGACGGCCCGACGCCGCCGCGGGGCCACGCCGACCGGCTGGCCGGCGGCATCCCGGGCGCGCGCCTCACCGTCGTCGAGGACGCCGCGCACCTGGCCAACGTCGAGCGGCCGGAACCGGTCACCGAGGCGATCACCGCGCATCTGGAGGCCACATGGAAGGGAACGGGATGAGCGAGGGGAACCTCACCGACGCGGAACGCCGCGCGCGGGGGATGAAGACGCGCCGCGAGGTCCTCGGGGACGCGCACGTCGACCGCGCCGAGGCCCGCAAGGACGGCTTCACCGCCGACTTCCAGGACCTGATCACCCGCTACGCGTGGGACGAGATCTGGAACCGCCCCGGCCTGGACCGCAGGACCCGCAGCTGCATCACGCTGACCGCCCTGGTCGCCGGCGGGCACCTGGACGAGCTGGCGATGCACGTGCGCGCCGCGCTCCGCAACGGGCTGACGCCCGACGAGATCAAGGAGGTGCTCCTGCAGGCGGCGATCTATTGTGGAGTCCCCGCCGCGAACTCGGCGTTCGCCGTCGCCCAGCGTGTGATCGCCGAGCGGGAGTGACGGCGCGGACCCGGCGGAGGAGCCACGTTGGGACGGGACACTGCGGGACGGGACACTGCGGGACGGGAGACCCGGGGACACGAAACCCGGGGAGGCGGCACCGCGGGGCGGGCCCCGCGGCGCGCGCGGCCGGTCAGCGTCGCGGGCAAGGTCATGGCCATCCTGAACGCGTTCGAGCAGGGCGGCGTCCGCCTCAACCTCAGTGAGATCTGCCGCCGCTCCGGCCTGCCCCTGGCCACCGGCCATCGCCTGGTGGGCGAGCTCACCGAGGGCGGGTTCCTGGAGCGGGTGCCCGACGGCACGTACCGGATCGGGACGCGGCTGTGGCGCATCGGCAGCCAGGCCCCGGTCGTCATGGGCCTGCGGGAGCTGGCGCTGCCCCACATGGAGGACCTGTACGAGGCGACGCACGACAACGTGCAGCTCGGCGTGCTGCGCGACGACCGCGTCCTGATCGTCGAGCGGCTGCGCGGGACGCGGTCGGTGCCGACCGTCACGCAGATCGCCTCGATGCTGCCGCTGCACACCACCGGGGTCGGCAAGGTGCTGCTGGCGTACGCGCCGCCGGAGGTGCGGGAGGGCGTCCTGGCCGGGGAACTGCCCCGGCACGGGCCCCGCACGATCACCGACCCCGGCGAGCTGCGCCGCGACCTCGAGCGGGTCCGCCGCGACGGGTACGCGCTGACCCGCGACGAGATGACGCTGGGCGCAGCGTCCGTCGGCGTCCCGGTCCGGGACGCGGGCGGCGAGGTGGTCGCGGCGCTGTCGCTGGTGTCCGGCACGCGCGGCGCGGACCTGCGGCGGCTGCTGCCGCCGCTGAAGACGGCGGCGCGGGCCCTGTCCCGCGACGTGGCCGCCCACTGGGGCGGACACCCCGACATGTTTTCCGATGAGCGGAAGCCCAGTGCCTGAACCTGCGGCGACGCACGGGAACATCGCGGGGACGACCGAGACGAGGAGGCTGGATGCGCACCCAGGTCGCGATCATCGGCGCCGGGCCGGCGGGCCTGCTGCTGTCCCACCTGCTGCACCTGCAGGGGATCGATTCGGTGGTCCTGGAGAGCCGCGACCGCGACTACGTGGAGCACCGGCAGCGCGCCGGGGTCCTGGAACAGGGCACGGCCGACGTCCTGCGCGAGAGCGGCGTGGGGGAGCGGCTGGACCGTGAGGGCCTCGTCCACCACGGTGTGGAGCTGCGCTTCGGCGGCGCGGGGCACCGCATCCCCCTGACCGACCTCACCGGCCGAACGGTGACGGTGTACGCGCAGACCGAGATGGTCAAGGACCTGGTCGCCCGGCGGCTCGCGGACGGCGGCGAGGTGCTGTTCGAGGCCGAGGCCGTGGAGGTGGACCCGTCCGCGCCGTCCGTGACGTTCCGCAGCGGCGGCGAGCTCCGCACCCTCCACTGCGACTACGTCGCGGGCTGCGACGGGTTCCACGGCGTGTCCCGCCCGGCGGTCCCCGGCATCCGCACGTTCTCCCGCGAGTACCCGTTCGCCTGGCTCGGCATCCTCGCCGACGTCCCGCCGTCCACCGAGGAGCTGATCTACGCCCACCACGACCGCGGCTTCGCGCTGCACAGCCTCCGCTCGCCCACGGTCAGCCGCCTGTACCTCCAGGTACGGCCGGACGAGGACCTCGCCGAGTGGTCCGACGCCCGCATCTGGGACGAACTGGCCGCGCGGTTCGCGACCGACGACGGGTGGAAGCTGCACGAGGGCCCGATCACCGACAGGTCGGTCACACCGATGCGCAGCTTCGTGGCCGAGCCGCTGCGCCACGACCGGCTGTTCCTGGCGGGGGACGCCGGGCACATCGTGCCGCCGACCGGCGCGAAGGGGCTCAACCTCGCGGTGTCGGACGTGATCGTGCTGGCGCGGGCGTTCGCCGAGCGGTACGCCTCCGGGTCGGAGACGCTGCTGGACGGCTACTCCGACGCGGTTCTGCGGCGGGTCTGGATGACCGAGCACTTCTCGTACTGGATGACGCACCTGCTGCACGTCGACCCGGCCGCGGGCGACTTCGAGCGGCGGCTCCAGCGCGCCCACCTGGACTACGTGGTCTCCTCCGAGGCCGCCAGGACGTCCCTGGCCGAGAACTACGTCGGGCTGCCCATCACCTGGCCGTCCGGGGCCTGAGCCCGGGAGGCCCGGGCCGTGTCGCCCGGCCCGGAGGGCGGCGGGCCGCCGGGCGGCGGGTCGCCCGGCCGGGCGCCGAGCGTCTCGAGCAGCTCGGCGACCGGCTGCAGCTTCTCGTACAGCAG
The sequence above is drawn from the Actinomadura hallensis genome and encodes:
- the pcaC gene encoding 4-carboxymuconolactone decarboxylase, translating into MSEGNLTDAERRARGMKTRREVLGDAHVDRAEARKDGFTADFQDLITRYAWDEIWNRPGLDRRTRSCITLTALVAGGHLDELAMHVRAALRNGLTPDEIKEVLLQAAIYCGVPAANSAFAVAQRVIAERE
- a CDS encoding IclR family transcriptional regulator, giving the protein MAILNAFEQGGVRLNLSEICRRSGLPLATGHRLVGELTEGGFLERVPDGTYRIGTRLWRIGSQAPVVMGLRELALPHMEDLYEATHDNVQLGVLRDDRVLIVERLRGTRSVPTVTQIASMLPLHTTGVGKVLLAYAPPEVREGVLAGELPRHGPRTITDPGELRRDLERVRRDGYALTRDEMTLGAASVGVPVRDAGGEVVAALSLVSGTRGADLRRLLPPLKTAARALSRDVAAHWGGHPDMFSDERKPSA
- a CDS encoding 4-hydroxybenzoate 3-monooxygenase; this translates as MRTQVAIIGAGPAGLLLSHLLHLQGIDSVVLESRDRDYVEHRQRAGVLEQGTADVLRESGVGERLDREGLVHHGVELRFGGAGHRIPLTDLTGRTVTVYAQTEMVKDLVARRLADGGEVLFEAEAVEVDPSAPSVTFRSGGELRTLHCDYVAGCDGFHGVSRPAVPGIRTFSREYPFAWLGILADVPPSTEELIYAHHDRGFALHSLRSPTVSRLYLQVRPDEDLAEWSDARIWDELAARFATDDGWKLHEGPITDRSVTPMRSFVAEPLRHDRLFLAGDAGHIVPPTGAKGLNLAVSDVIVLARAFAERYASGSETLLDGYSDAVLRRVWMTEHFSYWMTHLLHVDPAAGDFERRLQRAHLDYVVSSEAARTSLAENYVGLPITWPSGA